Proteins from a single region of Fundulus heteroclitus isolate FHET01 chromosome 12, MU-UCD_Fhet_4.1, whole genome shotgun sequence:
- the LOC105915764 gene encoding lymphotoxin-alpha, whose translation MEMLAGSRDVFRQQKGRGMENESCWRAREGGAETEAEAEAEAGLRCQNSLYIQLLKEKHRRRMAQFAAVVLLLLLGGVLALFLTFRLERPCASAPDSGTMVDADTHSSGTAEKMQQEDSAKQPPSAMLTVLSHNNTFGKYLLWEDKLGQAYIEGGFSYSNGSLVVPRKGLYRVFLQLTFRIQSGECSKNEVLTLSNSVNVFKNSYPIDHLLLSTVDTVVCGHRSWEKSLFTSGLFKLDAKDKLRVTSTHPSYLDRKEQTVFFGAELIF comes from the exons ATGGAGATGCTCGCAGGCAGTCGGGACGTATTCCGCCAACAGAAGGGCAGAGGCATGGAGAACGAGAGCTGCTGGCGCGCCCGCGAGGGAGGAGCGGAGACAGAGGCAGAGGCAGAGGCAGAGGCAGGCCTTCGGTGCCAGAACAGCCTCTACATTCAGCTCCTGAAAGAGAAGCACAGGCGACGGATGGCCCAGTTCGCGGCTGTGGTGCTACTTCTGCTGCTTGGCGGAGTCCTGGCGCTATTCCTGACGTTCAGACTCGAGCGGCCATGCGCCTCTGCTCCTGACAGTGGG ACCATGGTTGATGCTGACACCCATTCATCAG GCACTGCTGAAAAGATGCAGCAAGAGGACAGTGCAAAGCAGCCTCCAAGTGCCATGCTGACAG TGCTGTCCCATAACAACACGTTTGGAAAATATCTTCTCTGGGAAGACAAACTTGGACAAGCGTACATTGAAGGCGGCTTCAGCTACAGCAACGGGAGTCTAGTTGTCCCCAGAAAGGGCCTCTACAGAGTCTTCCTGCAGCTGACGTTCCGGATTCAGAGCGGCGAGTGTTCCAAAAACGAGGTCCTCACCCTCTCCAACAGCGTGAATGTCTTCAAAAATAGCTACCCAATTGACCACCTGCTCCTGTCCACAGTCGACACAGTGGTGTGCGGCCACAGATCATGGGAAAAATCTCTCTTTACGTCCGGCTTATTTAAACTGGATGCTAAGGACAAACTGCGTGTCACTTCAACTCATCCGAGCTACTTAGATAGGAAAGAACAAACGGTGTTCTTTGGAGCTGAACTCATCTTTTGA